A window of Oscillatoria nigro-viridis PCC 7112 contains these coding sequences:
- a CDS encoding mobilization protein, protein MQLTDSVVKQVDEGGDSGMDTAIENSNGFKECGLEKVEKSATKIHLIDGEKGGVGKSLFARVLIQYFLDKNFPFFAVDTDRSNPDVSRIYESVCREALFSEDEKKFYEADRIFELAFEKSVIVNLPAQVYPLVTKWMGRNNLIELGKQSRISFCKWFICTGGYDSVQLFLKSVKHFDNKIAHVLVRNLGLEDDWSSVEEMEEVQNAIKKYEVKVIDFPKFYSRERNAIDARGITFDLARNSQELGVLGRQRIKSFMLSAYEAFETTGMLP, encoded by the coding sequence GTGCAACTAACCGATTCTGTGGTTAAACAGGTAGATGAAGGAGGAGATTCCGGTATGGATACAGCGATAGAAAACTCGAATGGTTTCAAAGAGTGCGGGTTAGAGAAGGTTGAAAAATCGGCTACTAAAATTCATCTGATTGATGGAGAGAAAGGCGGGGTTGGCAAGAGCTTATTTGCTAGGGTTTTGATTCAGTATTTCTTGGACAAGAATTTCCCATTTTTTGCCGTAGATACCGATCGCTCTAATCCTGATGTATCTCGAATCTATGAGAGCGTATGCCGTGAAGCTCTGTTTAGCGAGGACGAGAAGAAGTTTTACGAAGCGGATCGGATTTTTGAATTGGCGTTTGAAAAGAGCGTAATTGTCAATTTACCGGCTCAGGTTTATCCTTTGGTAACTAAGTGGATGGGAAGAAACAATTTAATTGAGTTGGGGAAGCAGTCTCGCATTAGTTTTTGCAAGTGGTTTATTTGCACGGGGGGCTACGATAGCGTGCAGCTCTTTTTGAAGTCAGTTAAGCATTTTGACAATAAGATTGCTCACGTCCTCGTCCGGAATTTGGGATTGGAGGATGATTGGAGTTCTGTGGAAGAGATGGAGGAGGTGCAGAATGCGATTAAAAAGTATGAGGTGAAGGTGATTGATTTTCCTAAGTTTTATTCACGGGAAAGGAATGCGATCGATGCTCGGGGGATAACTTTTGATTTGGCAAGGAATAGCCAGGAACTCGGGGTGCTGGGCCGACAGCGGATTAAGTCGTTTATGTTGTCAGCTTATGAGGCGTTTGAAACTACGGGGATGTTGCCGTGA
- a CDS encoding DUF6575 domain-containing protein codes for MRLLPQSTHLGKLELIEVYEYYDTPCLFSCRNISGHLFIAILYSQTKKLEKWLYVSMSKRRFENIRAGLIDIRNAFLNSEDGFVYEVIINSDDSPDKVEIIWCENLIDDWLPMPNEFIEVGNELPLIWEVKDAPRTAIQIQRETLNLTFQFPTPNPTEAPVAFLGRILESVQSVFNALGQAIDGTPTPTGMIPRSITEKTQLTVLGTFPGSFGIELATLPEGIEKDNANYLVEIALNEFLELVKMSGNPEDNADILRQKLWTLKSRVASGYRDFLLNLSKSETNLRFNWGSPNHERGGSVELPLSSIKKALKVISRTEDETVREYEIIGKLIGLNIRTKSYEILANETNKKYLGRIIDEAIPRVKTATLSEIYFSTIREVKEISPTIPEGKLKYKLVALHPHRS; via the coding sequence ATGAGACTTCTTCCACAATCGACTCATTTAGGGAAATTGGAATTGATCGAGGTGTATGAATATTACGATACGCCCTGCCTTTTTTCGTGTCGGAATATATCAGGACATCTATTCATTGCTATTTTGTACTCTCAAACAAAAAAATTGGAAAAATGGCTTTATGTCTCTATGTCTAAACGTAGATTTGAAAATATCCGGGCTGGCTTGATTGATATACGAAATGCTTTTTTAAATTCAGAAGATGGCTTTGTTTATGAAGTAATCATCAACTCAGATGATAGCCCTGATAAAGTTGAAATTATCTGGTGTGAAAATCTAATTGACGATTGGTTACCTATGCCCAATGAATTTATTGAGGTAGGCAACGAATTACCTCTCATTTGGGAAGTAAAAGATGCACCTCGCACTGCAATACAAATTCAACGAGAAACTCTTAACCTGACCTTTCAATTTCCTACCCCGAATCCAACTGAAGCCCCTGTAGCATTTTTGGGAAGAATTTTAGAATCTGTACAAAGTGTCTTTAATGCTCTTGGTCAAGCAATAGATGGTACACCGACTCCAACAGGAATGATACCTCGTTCAATTACTGAAAAAACACAGTTAACTGTACTAGGAACTTTCCCGGGTTCTTTTGGCATAGAACTAGCAACCTTACCTGAAGGAATAGAAAAAGACAACGCTAATTATTTAGTGGAAATTGCTCTTAACGAATTTTTGGAATTGGTTAAAATGAGTGGTAATCCTGAAGATAACGCAGATATTTTACGTCAGAAACTCTGGACATTGAAAAGTAGAGTAGCTTCGGGATATAGAGATTTTCTATTGAATTTATCTAAATCTGAAACTAATCTTCGTTTTAACTGGGGTTCCCCTAATCATGAACGAGGAGGTTCTGTTGAATTACCCCTTTCATCTATAAAAAAAGCTTTAAAAGTTATTAGTAGAACTGAAGATGAAACAGTAAGAGAGTATGAAATTATTGGCAAACTAATTGGATTGAATATCAGGACTAAAAGTTATGAAATTTTGGCTAATGAAACTAACAAGAAATACTTAGGGCGTATTATTGATGAAGCTATACCTAGAGTTAAAACAGCAACTCTAAGTGAGATTTACTTTTCAACTATTCGGGAAGTTAAGGAAATATCACCTACTATCCCAGAGGGAAAACTGAAATATAAACTTGTGGCTCTACATCCTCACAGAAGTTAA
- a CDS encoding DUF6753 family protein: MSYGAVDTKSLLDIALEGQSEEYRRKVLELAFKGKIEPTDPIFLILLAAGRLEVLIQESPKPEDFELAFDRWVGRINKTLASYERVAVEKQEGKIAQAVNSLVRQTELTRWRTSALALIPAAGILLVALGVGALIGWMGLLWSQGGLAPGEAVSLTQEQAETLRWATSAEGKFARNLMRWNSDSLTDLECKKDVKRLGVTLEVAGRPAISGFCTIWVESPEYRKFKD; this comes from the coding sequence GTGAGTTATGGTGCTGTTGATACTAAATCTTTGCTTGATATTGCTTTAGAGGGGCAATCTGAGGAGTATAGGCGCAAAGTTTTGGAGTTGGCTTTTAAGGGGAAAATTGAGCCAACTGACCCGATTTTTCTGATTTTGTTGGCTGCTGGCCGATTGGAAGTGCTGATTCAAGAGAGTCCAAAACCAGAGGATTTTGAGTTAGCGTTCGATCGGTGGGTGGGGCGGATTAACAAGACTTTGGCGAGTTACGAACGGGTGGCGGTTGAGAAGCAAGAGGGGAAAATTGCTCAAGCAGTCAATTCTTTGGTGCGTCAGACGGAGTTGACTCGGTGGAGGACATCGGCTCTTGCTTTGATACCGGCTGCGGGGATCCTGTTGGTAGCGTTGGGTGTCGGTGCTTTGATAGGGTGGATGGGTTTACTTTGGTCGCAAGGAGGGTTGGCACCGGGGGAAGCAGTTTCTTTAACTCAGGAGCAGGCGGAGACTTTGCGGTGGGCAACGAGTGCTGAGGGGAAGTTTGCTCGGAATTTGATGAGGTGGAATTCGGATAGTCTTACTGATCTGGAATGTAAAAAGGATGTCAAGCGTCTGGGGGTGACTTTGGAAGTGGCGGGAAGGCCAGCTATTTCGGGATTCTGTACAATTTGGGTAGAATCGCCAGAGTATCGTAAATTTAAGGATTGA
- a CDS encoding heavy-metal-associated domain-containing protein, whose translation MVLQLTVPKLACSACVNAITKVIQTLDSTASVQANPKTKLVSIETQASETAIKEAIAAAGYPSV comes from the coding sequence ATGGTACTGCAACTAACTGTTCCTAAACTGGCTTGTTCTGCTTGCGTGAATGCTATCACCAAAGTTATTCAAACGCTTGATTCTACTGCCTCGGTTCAAGCCAATCCAAAAACCAAACTTGTCAGCATAGAAACTCAAGCCTCCGAAACAGCAATCAAAGAAGCAATAGCTGCGGCTGGCTATCCATCCGTGTAA
- a CDS encoding GNAT family N-acetyltransferase translates to MQTRCLESKVVFASSEELFQIKVLADVHRQEIGFVNRAVLAEAIASREILYHPFGFLHFHHRRDKISTLYHLCVSPDHRRLGMGRQLICAWEKHSRKCGITKLRLKCPLDIEANGFYNKMGFDRVQIEPGKRRSLVVWEKILCNNALTTPQFVAAVSAGGPEIERSRQLWISGGDQRNPFDRVLYSPITCPASTTEYFHQQKDVGNISEVWLDCGAYQVQQGKFTYDRLLEFLDNFYRNNTWADGYVLPDIVPISTDSDKIVEYKVRETLYHCEKFFSKMPIYVQERAIAPVHGRNINQINRCIETYAKMGITRIGFGSWGTSGPNGSVNMISESSLALFKIVCSIASEKNMKVHCFGIGGPNSFYRLRNNSLVPHSLDSSTWSKAGAFGSIFFPGTSQIQITVRRSFETTKTGLEALKESTQHSCYFCQNIDKLRTSREYRIMHNLTAWLDTLQRAL, encoded by the coding sequence GTGCAGACTAGGTGTTTAGAGTCAAAGGTGGTATTTGCTTCGAGCGAGGAGCTATTTCAGATTAAGGTGCTTGCCGATGTGCATCGGCAAGAGATAGGCTTTGTGAATCGGGCAGTTCTGGCAGAAGCGATCGCAAGCCGTGAAATTCTTTACCACCCCTTCGGCTTTCTCCATTTTCATCACCGTCGAGACAAAATCTCTACTCTTTACCATCTTTGCGTTTCCCCCGACCACCGCAGGCTAGGCATGGGTCGTCAGCTTATTTGTGCATGGGAAAAACACAGTAGGAAGTGCGGTATTACAAAACTGCGCCTAAAATGCCCCCTGGACATAGAAGCTAACGGGTTTTACAACAAGATGGGATTCGATCGAGTACAAATTGAGCCTGGTAAACGTCGCTCTTTAGTTGTTTGGGAAAAGATATTATGCAATAATGCTCTCACAACTCCCCAGTTTGTGGCGGCTGTAAGTGCTGGCGGCCCTGAAATTGAACGCAGTAGACAGTTGTGGATTTCTGGCGGCGATCAGCGTAATCCTTTTGATCGCGTTCTTTACTCACCAATAACGTGCCCAGCTTCTACTACAGAATACTTTCATCAACAAAAAGATGTGGGCAACATTTCGGAAGTTTGGCTAGATTGCGGGGCATATCAGGTGCAACAGGGGAAATTTACTTACGATCGACTGCTGGAATTTTTAGATAATTTTTATCGCAATAATACTTGGGCAGATGGGTATGTATTGCCCGATATTGTACCCATCTCAACTGATTCAGATAAAATAGTGGAGTACAAAGTTCGCGAAACGCTTTACCATTGCGAAAAATTTTTCAGTAAAATGCCAATTTATGTACAAGAACGTGCGATCGCTCCTGTACATGGACGCAACATTAACCAAATCAATCGCTGCATTGAGACCTATGCAAAAATGGGTATTACCCGTATCGGTTTCGGTTCTTGGGGAACGTCAGGGCCTAACGGCAGCGTTAATATGATTTCTGAATCTAGTTTGGCATTGTTTAAGATTGTTTGCAGTATCGCCAGTGAAAAAAACATGAAAGTTCACTGCTTTGGCATTGGCGGTCCAAACAGCTTTTATCGCCTCCGCAATAACTCTCTTGTCCCTCATAGTTTGGATAGCTCAACTTGGTCGAAAGCTGGAGCTTTCGGTAGCATCTTTTTTCCGGGTACTTCTCAAATTCAAATAACCGTTAGACGCAGCTTTGAAACTACTAAAACAGGTTTAGAGGCCCTTAAAGAGTCTACACAGCATTCATGTTATTTTTGTCAAAATATTGATAAATTGAGAACCAGCAGAGAATATCGGATTATGCACAATTTAACAGCTTGGTTAGATACCTTACAACGCGCTTTATGA
- a CDS encoding DEAD/DEAH box helicase, translating into MHDLVGAYQRLDRIYQLYIKSAFPLRYRALADERDRILQKPGTLSQPPLVEPVPIYPSSGMNLSAAANQLPSEYHNLAELGQMIFDPGVQLYRHQWESLREVLVNQKDLVVTTGTGSGKTECFLLPLLAQLARESSTWSANPPTLNNYGWWNGNGNRVSQLAHTQRPKALRALILYPLNALVEDQLRRLRKALEAPSVHQWLDQNRGRNRITFGRYTGQTPVSGIQKDESIKRLRNELREIEQERQKIETAIQNNPSLLHDMPDLPYYFPRLDGGEMWSRWDMQDSPPDILITNYSMLNIMMMRSIENNIFDETCNWLASNPNNQFFLIIDELHAYRGTPGTEVAYILRLLYSRLGLTPDSPQLRILTTTASLEENQQGKDFLREFFGRDNFAFITGQQTPPTSGERFNLSSYQYQSAFAQFAQSVQADPLQEMQPPDSASNQVRDAMSNLAVQLGQPVASGLSAEQHLGEALATVGAAAALRDACREIDRLLNPNNPNPTVRAAKVRDPDNSNNPTDLDRQIFSGAATNGLVSDAMRGLLLALGMSQRVSTGRSPQPVRGHLFFHNLQNLWACCNPDCTDDSAVDRTIRNNDPNPPTVGAIHATHCLSCSCGSRVLDLIICEVCGEVFVGGYRATRRIGNTNIEILTPDQPDLEGIPDRITLNQRYGNYRVFWPLPGETPVWDTQPQDPEWTLDKIKRKWVRAKLNRSTGAIAQNNAQPQAEEIPGWLYQVVGNHPEERALPSKCPRCDADYGKRDKFPTPLRFHRTGFQKACQVLASGLLREMPSQQSPTGASSRKLVIFSDSRQDAAKLAAGMERDHYRDMARMLLIQSFQDYWNDLVAFLRITCTNNQAALARLQALNPNLHAAVTSSSCLDDMERRNRFGNAYSTQVNEAVSWVMDSPPFNPQARNQWLDLLQRYPQRILLLDLRRTVRDKLLEYGICPGGTDFKALKYSLGQGNGQNWQPWFDCYHWGSNSVTPIVSPTPQQSNHINRLEDLLTAELMYAIFPHIARTIEGLGQGWVSYQPQGNPTPNLIQATEAVIRQLGTRKLHRYFPYFRLGTDSNLSNFAQRYITKTSLAPADIQQQLIQSHVGIPSGGGLALDPDRLYLVLPPAANPDGLRPGFRCPQCNAFFLQPAAGVCPECNSDRRSNNPNFSTIQLIPGETTSDFDYYTYLSEQSGQPFRMNAEELTGQTDKKERTKRQRWFQDIFINDENGRVQGINLLSVTTTMEAGVDIGALLAVMMANMPPRRFNYQQRVGRAGRRSAGVSLAVTFCRGRSHDDFYFQRPESITGDAPPPPYVDMKSQEIFQRVLRKEVLRQAFTDTGITASLGGTDNVHGEFGDVANWPNYEVAIAGWLNNPANEPKILSVLDILRVQTTLPNASNSQMLNYLRDQLISDIQTEVNDSTYTQNALSERLANAGLLPMFGFPTRVRLLYTRWPSPGAQWPPETGIVDRNLDVAISQFAPGSETVKDKAVHTACGVVELYPQGNTIASDSGFAPALPNGNQSLGLCSNCQAVMYPHIILNQPLPGGQTPPTTQCPVCGVNDAMRCIDAREPKAFFTDLQPEDFDGQFEWQPRSTRPSLSIPPNDDGRRANNGTPAFVLNASVSAFNDTIISVNDNGGEGGFDFQQATVFGRQKPGAYTVSSNPNSLVGTSGLAYRVALLSRRKTDILLVNLVQWPNGIFATPTTVEGRAAWYSFAFWLRVAAASLLDVDALELQAGFRSLEQNGAIIGQAFLCDQLENGAGYCRFLAQPDEFQQLIDRADPTISNSIAWKWTNPHEEHGSKCDTSCNLCLRDYQNLAYHGLLDWRLALDMARLVSNPASAIDLNSSWDHFQNPWLNLVQGPIPATLQRLGYGASVPFGTLTGYVHQNARRRTIKMIRHPLWNDDHPEWIAAVASAHTQYSGYEVEAANPFMVLRRPGDCA; encoded by the coding sequence GTGCATGACTTAGTTGGGGCGTATCAAAGACTAGATCGCATCTATCAGCTATATATCAAAAGTGCTTTTCCCCTGCGTTACCGCGCTTTGGCTGATGAACGCGATCGCATCCTCCAGAAACCAGGCACCTTGAGTCAGCCTCCTTTAGTTGAGCCTGTCCCTATTTATCCATCATCAGGGATGAATTTGTCAGCCGCAGCCAATCAACTGCCCTCCGAATACCACAACTTGGCAGAACTTGGGCAAATGATTTTCGATCCGGGAGTCCAGCTTTACCGACACCAATGGGAAAGCCTGCGGGAAGTGCTAGTCAACCAAAAAGATTTAGTTGTGACTACTGGTACGGGTTCCGGTAAAACCGAATGTTTCCTGTTACCACTACTAGCACAGTTAGCGAGGGAATCGAGCACTTGGTCAGCTAATCCTCCAACGCTAAATAATTATGGCTGGTGGAATGGCAATGGAAACCGAGTATCTCAATTGGCGCACACCCAGCGACCAAAAGCCCTCCGCGCCCTAATTCTTTATCCCCTCAATGCCTTAGTTGAAGACCAATTGCGCCGGCTGAGAAAAGCACTGGAAGCACCCTCAGTACATCAGTGGTTAGATCAAAATAGAGGCAGAAACCGAATTACTTTCGGTCGTTATACGGGACAAACGCCAGTTTCAGGGATACAAAAAGACGAGAGCATCAAACGACTGAGGAACGAATTAAGGGAGATTGAACAGGAGCGGCAAAAGATAGAAACGGCTATCCAAAACAATCCGTCTCTACTTCATGATATGCCCGATTTGCCTTACTACTTCCCGCGACTTGATGGCGGCGAGATGTGGTCTCGCTGGGATATGCAAGATAGTCCGCCGGATATTTTAATTACTAATTATTCGATGCTCAACATTATGATGATGCGGAGTATCGAAAACAATATTTTTGATGAAACTTGTAATTGGTTGGCAAGCAACCCAAATAACCAATTTTTCCTAATTATTGACGAACTTCATGCTTATCGGGGTACGCCGGGAACAGAGGTTGCCTATATTCTGCGATTGTTGTATTCGCGTTTGGGATTGACACCCGACTCGCCGCAACTGCGGATATTGACGACGACAGCTAGCCTTGAAGAAAATCAACAGGGCAAAGATTTCCTGCGCGAATTTTTTGGACGCGATAATTTTGCCTTCATCACGGGGCAACAAACACCACCTACTTCTGGGGAGCGATTCAATCTTTCTTCGTATCAGTATCAAAGTGCTTTTGCCCAGTTTGCTCAGTCAGTACAAGCTGATCCATTGCAGGAAATGCAACCGCCCGATTCAGCATCAAATCAGGTGCGGGATGCTATGTCTAATTTGGCGGTGCAACTGGGACAGCCAGTGGCCTCAGGACTAAGTGCCGAACAACATCTTGGCGAAGCTCTGGCTACTGTAGGTGCTGCCGCTGCACTGAGGGATGCTTGCCGAGAAATCGATCGTCTGCTTAACCCAAATAATCCTAATCCTACAGTTCGAGCTGCGAAAGTTAGAGACCCAGATAACTCAAATAATCCCACAGATTTAGACCGTCAAATTTTCTCTGGTGCGGCGACTAATGGTTTGGTATCTGATGCGATGCGCGGACTGCTTCTAGCACTGGGAATGTCTCAACGAGTAAGTACAGGGCGATCGCCCCAACCTGTACGCGGTCATCTATTCTTTCACAACCTGCAAAACTTATGGGCTTGCTGTAACCCTGACTGTACCGACGATTCAGCAGTCGATCGCACTATCAGGAATAACGATCCGAATCCTCCGACTGTTGGTGCAATTCATGCCACTCATTGCCTTAGCTGCTCCTGTGGTTCTCGTGTTTTGGATTTAATTATTTGTGAAGTTTGTGGAGAAGTTTTTGTTGGCGGTTACAGAGCTACTCGACGGATAGGCAACACGAATATAGAAATTCTTACACCAGATCAACCCGATTTAGAGGGAATCCCTGACCGTATTACTCTTAATCAACGCTACGGAAATTATAGAGTTTTTTGGCCTTTGCCTGGAGAGACACCTGTTTGGGATACGCAGCCACAAGACCCAGAATGGACGCTTGACAAGATAAAACGAAAATGGGTTCGCGCCAAGCTGAACCGGAGTACAGGCGCGATCGCACAGAATAACGCTCAACCACAAGCAGAGGAAATACCGGGGTGGCTGTATCAAGTGGTTGGCAATCATCCAGAAGAACGAGCATTGCCAAGTAAATGTCCTCGCTGTGATGCTGACTATGGAAAACGAGACAAATTTCCTACTCCCCTGCGTTTCCACCGCACCGGATTTCAAAAAGCTTGTCAGGTACTTGCTAGTGGACTCCTGAGAGAAATGCCATCACAACAAAGCCCTACAGGAGCTTCATCTCGCAAGTTAGTTATCTTCTCCGATAGCCGCCAGGATGCGGCGAAGTTGGCAGCGGGAATGGAGCGAGATCATTATCGCGATATGGCGCGGATGTTGTTGATTCAGTCTTTCCAAGATTACTGGAATGATCTTGTAGCCTTTCTCCGCATCACTTGTACGAATAACCAAGCAGCACTGGCTAGATTACAGGCTTTAAATCCCAATCTTCATGCTGCGGTAACATCATCCAGTTGCCTAGACGATATGGAAAGGCGCAACCGATTTGGTAATGCCTATTCTACCCAGGTAAATGAAGCTGTTTCCTGGGTGATGGATTCACCCCCATTCAACCCGCAAGCTCGCAACCAATGGCTTGATTTACTCCAGCGCTACCCACAGCGAATTCTTCTTTTAGATTTGCGACGAACAGTTAGAGATAAGCTACTAGAATACGGGATTTGTCCGGGGGGAACGGATTTTAAGGCTTTAAAATATTCACTTGGACAAGGAAACGGTCAAAATTGGCAACCTTGGTTTGATTGTTATCACTGGGGAAGCAATTCAGTCACACCAATTGTCTCTCCCACACCGCAACAGAGCAATCACATTAATCGGTTAGAGGATTTGCTAACCGCTGAGTTGATGTACGCTATTTTCCCACACATAGCTCGGACAATTGAAGGACTCGGACAGGGTTGGGTTAGCTATCAACCTCAAGGGAACCCAACACCTAATCTGATTCAAGCAACTGAGGCAGTTATTCGACAATTAGGGACTCGGAAATTGCACCGCTATTTCCCTTATTTCCGCCTGGGGACTGACTCAAATTTATCAAATTTTGCTCAACGTTATATTACAAAAACGAGTTTAGCACCAGCCGATATCCAGCAACAATTAATCCAGTCACACGTTGGCATACCTAGCGGTGGAGGACTTGCACTCGATCCCGATCGCCTCTATCTCGTTCTACCACCAGCAGCCAATCCTGATGGTTTGCGTCCGGGATTCCGTTGTCCCCAATGCAATGCTTTCTTTCTTCAACCTGCGGCTGGAGTTTGCCCCGAATGTAACAGCGATCGCCGTTCTAACAATCCCAATTTTTCCACCATTCAACTGATACCCGGAGAGACAACAAGCGACTTTGATTACTATACCTATCTTTCAGAGCAATCAGGTCAACCTTTCCGCATGAATGCCGAGGAATTAACGGGTCAAACTGACAAGAAAGAGCGAACTAAGCGTCAGCGCTGGTTTCAAGACATTTTTATTAATGACGAGAACGGACGGGTTCAGGGAATCAATTTACTGAGCGTAACAACGACAATGGAAGCAGGGGTTGATATTGGTGCACTCCTAGCAGTAATGATGGCAAATATGCCACCACGCCGATTTAATTATCAACAGCGGGTAGGTCGTGCTGGCAGACGTTCTGCGGGAGTTTCATTAGCTGTTACCTTCTGTCGAGGCAGAAGCCACGATGACTTTTACTTTCAGCGTCCTGAAAGTATTACAGGGGACGCACCCCCACCGCCTTATGTTGATATGAAGAGTCAAGAAATTTTTCAGCGCGTCCTCAGAAAAGAGGTGTTAAGGCAAGCTTTCACAGACACGGGAATCACTGCGTCTTTAGGTGGGACTGACAACGTACACGGTGAGTTTGGTGATGTTGCTAATTGGCCTAATTATGAAGTAGCGATCGCAGGTTGGTTAAACAATCCAGCCAATGAACCGAAGATTTTGTCAGTTTTAGATATTTTGCGGGTGCAAACAACATTACCGAATGCTAGTAATTCTCAAATGTTGAATTATCTCCGCGATCAACTGATCTCCGACATTCAAACTGAAGTCAATGACTCTACATACACTCAGAATGCACTGAGCGAACGTCTGGCAAACGCGGGGTTATTGCCGATGTTTGGCTTCCCGACGCGGGTGCGTTTACTTTACACGCGCTGGCCGTCACCTGGCGCTCAATGGCCACCAGAGACGGGAATAGTCGATCGCAACCTTGATGTGGCTATCAGCCAATTTGCACCCGGCTCTGAGACTGTCAAAGATAAGGCGGTTCACACTGCCTGTGGTGTAGTTGAATTATATCCTCAAGGCAACACAATTGCTTCAGATTCAGGGTTTGCCCCTGCACTACCAAATGGCAACCAATCTCTCGGACTTTGTAGTAACTGTCAAGCGGTAATGTACCCGCACATAATCTTAAATCAACCACTACCGGGCGGTCAAACACCGCCAACAACTCAATGTCCAGTTTGCGGTGTAAATGATGCGATGCGTTGCATTGATGCCAGGGAACCCAAGGCATTTTTTACAGACTTGCAACCAGAGGACTTTGATGGGCAATTTGAGTGGCAACCGCGATCAACACGACCTTCTTTGAGTATCCCTCCGAATGATGATGGCAGGCGTGCAAATAATGGCACGCCTGCATTTGTCCTTAATGCTTCTGTATCTGCATTCAATGACACTATCATTTCGGTTAATGATAATGGTGGCGAGGGGGGATTCGACTTTCAGCAGGCAACTGTTTTTGGACGGCAGAAACCCGGAGCTTATACTGTGTCTTCTAACCCGAATAGCCTGGTTGGTACGTCTGGACTTGCCTACCGAGTAGCGTTATTGTCTCGTCGAAAAACCGACATTCTGCTAGTTAATCTCGTGCAATGGCCTAATGGCATATTTGCCACTCCAACTACAGTTGAAGGTCGTGCTGCTTGGTATTCTTTTGCGTTCTGGCTGCGGGTAGCGGCTGCTTCTCTGCTTGATGTGGATGCACTTGAGTTGCAGGCTGGTTTTCGTTCATTAGAGCAGAATGGAGCGATTATAGGTCAAGCTTTTCTTTGCGATCAATTGGAGAATGGGGCGGGTTATTGTCGGTTTCTAGCCCAACCAGATGAGTTTCAACAACTAATCGATCGGGCAGATCCAACAATTTCAAACAGCATTGCCTGGAAATGGACGAATCCTCACGAAGAACACGGAAGTAAATGTGATACTTCATGCAATTTGTGTTTGCGGGACTATCAAAACCTTGCTTATCACGGGTTATTGGATTGGCGACTGGCTTTAGATATGGCACGATTGGTGTCTAATCCTGCGTCGGCGATCGATCTCAACTCTTCTTGGGACCATTTCCAGAATCCTTGGCTTAACCTAGTCCAAGGCCCAATTCCTGCTACACTTCAACGCTTGGGTTATGGTGCGTCGGTGCCGTTTGGGACTCTCACTGGCTACGTTCACCAGAATGCTCGACGGCGGACAATCAAAATGATTCGACATCCTTTATGGAATGATGACCATCCAGAGTGGATTGCAGCGGTGGCGAGCGCACATACGCAGTATTCTGGTTATGAGGTGGAGGCTGCCAACCCATTTATGGTTCTCCGGCGACCGGGAGATTGTGCCTAA